DNA sequence from the Entomomonas asaccharolytica genome:
AATATGAGGTCGTAATCCCCTGTAATTTGTTTTAGTTCTGTAAGCAGGGTAATAACTTGTTGTGATAAGGGGATTAGGTGAATATCTTTCATCTTAGTTCCTCGCTCTGACCCTCTAGCATTTTGAATGGGTTGTCGATGAGGAGGTATTGTCCATATTTTTTCTTGAAAGTTTATTTCTTGCCATGTAGCAAATCTGAGTTCGCTAGAACGTACAAAGAGGTGAAGACTTATTATTAAAGCATAACGAGTTACTAGATGGTTAGGATAGTTGTAGATAGCTGTTGTTAGCTCTCCTATTCGTTCTATAGGTAAAGCAGGTCTATGTGTCTTTTTTGCATTCACTTTGAATTGGTCTAAATCTACAGCAGGATTAGTATTGATGATGTTTCTAAAAAGAGCAAGACTCATAGTACCTCTTATTATTTGCCTTACTGTTTTAGTGACATCTAGATAGCCTTTGTCTTTAACTGCTTGTATTACCGCCAGCAGTTCTTGGAAGTTGATATTGTGAACTGGTCTTTTACCCAGTTTAGGTAGGATGTAGTTTTCTACTATTCTAGTCATTTTCTTAATATGTATAGCAGACCATTGTTTAGCTTTAGCTTCTTCTATTAACCAACTTCTAACCAATGGTTCAAAAGTAAGTGCTTCATCTTGGTTTTTAGTTTTCTGTTGTTGTTTGAAGATAGCGGGGTCTATATGTTGGCTGAGTAGTTCTTTTATCTCTTGCCTTTTTTCCCTTGCTTGTTTAAGTGAAACTGTTGGATAGTTACCTAATGACATTAAGCTTTCTTTACCATCTGGCTTATAGTATTTTATTTTCCAGATTTTTTTACTATTGGTTCTAACCAATAGAAATAATCCTTCACCATCAAATAGTTTGTAGTCCTTTTCTTTTGCTTTAGCATTATTGCATTTAGTATCTGTTAGAGAAGCTACAGGTCTTGCCATATTAATACTCGAACTCACGACTTTATAAGGTTAATAATAAGGGTTATAAATATGACCCCTATAATAACCCCTATTATATTGTGCTGTCCATAAATACACCATTGTGTATTATTGTATAAAGTCTCAATATACCAATACATATAAAGTAATCTATAATTAATACAGAATAATATTAAACATTATATTGGCGCGCGTCTTCCGCTCCATATTCAATTTCTTATTAAAAATCAATAGCTTATATTTAGCTATTATTAGCCTAATTTTATTAGTATATCACCATCTTAATTTATCTAATTCGTTGATATTTGGTATTTTTTAGTACTTTTCTAAAGTGTTTTTTTAA
Encoded proteins:
- a CDS encoding tyrosine-type recombinase/integrase is translated as MARPVASLTDTKCNNAKAKEKDYKLFDGEGLFLLVRTNSKKIWKIKYYKPDGKESLMSLGNYPTVSLKQAREKRQEIKELLSQHIDPAIFKQQQKTKNQDEALTFEPLVRSWLIEEAKAKQWSAIHIKKMTRIVENYILPKLGKRPVHNINFQELLAVIQAVKDKGYLDVTKTVRQIIRGTMSLALFRNIINTNPAVDLDQFKVNAKKTHRPALPIERIGELTTAIYNYPNHLVTRYALIISLHLFVRSSELRFATWQEINFQEKIWTIPPHRQPIQNARGSERGTKMKDIHLIPLSQQVITLLTELKQITGDYDLIFTYDGIKPLSENCINQALRKLGYDTKTEICGHGFRTLACSALNESGKFTEDSIERQMSHQERNNVRAAYTNKAKHLEERMEMMQWWSNYIEHVKAKGYTAPYKFKE